A single genomic interval of Carassius gibelio isolate Cgi1373 ecotype wild population from Czech Republic chromosome A22, carGib1.2-hapl.c, whole genome shotgun sequence harbors:
- the LOC127943385 gene encoding T-cell acute lymphocytic leukemia protein 1 homolog, whose translation MMEKLKSEQFPLSPSTEGCGSPPRDTAPEKGDACGKQEGTRTETGEHHLPEERCILNGVAKETAHHATELKKEVRVIELSRRGGSADIKGRELKADISHKVQTTELCRPPIPLPLPPRDPLSDTRMVQLSPPAFPLPARAMLYSNMTPPLTTINSGFAGEADQYGMYPSSRVKRRPAPYEVEISDGSQPKIVRRIFTNSRERWRQQNVNGAFAELRKLIPTHPPDKKLSKNEILRLAMKYINFLAKLLNDQDDMVGGEAPARATRDATLARDDLLQEMLSPNSSCGSLLDGDASPESFTEDQDSSVESRSSARGLHHSSLPLDGNAQR comes from the exons ATGATGGAAAAACTGAAATCCGAGCAATTTCCGCTCAGCCCGAGCACGGAGGGCTGCGGATCTCCCCCGCGCGACACCGCGCCCGAGAAGGGAGATGCATGCGGGAAACAGGAAGGCACGAGGACGGAGACGGGAGAGCATCACCTCCCCGAGGAGCGCTGCATCCTTAATGGAGTCGCCAAGGAAACGGCTCACCACGCCACCGAGCTAAAAAAGGAAGTGAGAGTGATCGAGCTGTCCAGGAGAGGAGGGAGCGCGGATATAAAAGGCAGAGAGCTCAAGGCAGACATCAGCCATAAGGTGCAGACCACCGAGCTGTGCAGACCACCGATCCCACTGCCGCTGCCCCCCAGAGACCCGCTGAGCGACACTCGAATGGTGCAGTTGAGTCCGCCCGCTTTCCCTCTCCCGGCGCGAGCGATGCTCTACAGCAACATGACCCCACCGCTCACCACTATTAACAG TGGTTTTGCTGGAGAAGCGGATCAGTATGGGATGTATCCCAGCAGTCGAGTGAAACGCAGACCTGCACCTTATGAGGTTGAAATCAGCGATG GTTCTCAGCCCAAAATCGTGCGACGGATTTTCACCAACAGCCGCGAACGTTGGCGGCAGCAGAACGTGAACGGTGCCTTCGCCGAGCTGCGAAAGCTCATCCCCACCCATCCTCCTGACAAGAAGCTCAGCAAAAACGAGATCCTCCGCCTGGCTATGAAGTACATCAACTTCCTGGCCAAGCTCCTTAACGACCAGGACGATATGGTGGGCGGCGAAGCCCCCGCCCGTGCCACCCGAGATGCCACCCTGGCTCGGGATGACCTCCTTCAGGAGATGCTGAGCCCCAACTCCAGCTGTGGGAGCCTGCTGGACGGGGACGCTAGTCCGGAGAGCTTTACCGAAGATCAGGACTCATCGGTGGAGTCCAGGTCTTCGGCAAGGGGACTGCACCATTCCAGCCTCCCGCTAGACGGAAACGCTCAGCGATGA
- the LOC127942586 gene encoding PDZK1-interacting protein 1, with protein MGKSFTVLHWLVLTLGLVAGQAEIPEKAEQALPNWLTGIIAVAVFLFLVFIAFLVNKAWCKTPSEAEAVPTEYAMTNGSTHETSLDAVRSSEDPKAYENVIVHQTDEKVTKM; from the exons ATGGGGAAATCATTCACCGTGCTTCACTGGCTTGTCCTCACTCTGGGGCTAGTTGCGGGGCAAGCAG AAATTCCAGAGAAAGCTGAGCAAGCTCTGCCAAACTGGCTGACGGGAATCATCGCCGTCGCGGTTTTCCTCTTTCTCGTCTTCATCGCCTTCCTTGTAAACAAAGCCTGGTGTAAAACTCCAAG CGAAGCAGAAGCAGTGCCCACTGAATACGCCATGACTAATGGATCAACCCATGAAACCAGTCTTGATGCAGTCAG GAGCAGTGAAGACCCTAAAGCATATGAGAACGTGATCGTTCACCAAACAGATGAAAAAGTGACCAAGATGTAA